CTTGCCGAGCTCTGCCTCCACATTGACACCGCGCTCCCGAGCCAGCTCCACTACACGCCGCGTCATCTCCACATTTTCCGCAAAAGGATGCATCGATGCATCAATCATGACCGATGTGTAACCCGCTTCGATACATCGCATAATCAGTTCCTCTTCATGACAATGATCCAAATGCAGGGCAATCGGCACCCGGGCCTCCTCTGAGGCTACCCGGGCAATTGCTGCTACATACTCCGGTCCGAGATGCCGGACCGTACCGACTGTAGTCTGTAAAATGAGCGGTGCGTTTGCTTCGCAAGCCGCCTCCACTACTGCTTGGAGCATTTCCATCGTGTGTACGTTGAATGCCCCCACACAATATCCTTGCTCCCTTGCTGTGCGCAGCATCTGTGTCGATGATACCAACGCCATATCGATCCCTCCGCTTCCTTTCTGATCTGGTAGTTACCTGCTCACAACCTGCAAGCTCGCCAGCTCCAGGTTGATGCCCAGCTCCGCATACTTACTGACAAGATGCTGTGCCGCCGCATCCGTAATAATCCGATCGACATCGGACACCCCGGCGAATTTTGCCAAATGCGTCTCTCCGAACTTGCTATGGTCAGCGAGCACATAGACTTTTCTGGCGCGTTCCATCATGACTTGGTTAATTTGCGCTTCGGCCAGATTGAGCGTCGTCAGTCCATTTTCCGGATGAATTCCATCTGCTCCGATAAAGCATTTGAATACAGAAAGTCCTCGCAAATTGTCCGCTGCGACAGAACCAACGAGCGCAAAGGATTTGTGGCGCATCTCTCCACCGATCAAGATGACGTGATGCTTACCTTGACTGTTCAGCTCCATCGCGATGTTGACCGCATTCGTCACGACCGTCAGATCATTCAGGCCGCGCAGCAGCTTGGCGAGCTCCATCATCGTGGTCCCTGCCCCGAGAATAACCGTGTCCCCCGGCTGTATGTGCGATAGCGCCTGATGGGCAATCGCTTGCTTTTCTTCACTTCTCTCTTCCAGCTTCTCTGTAAAACTGCGCTCCAATGGCAAGAAATTCGTAATCGTCGCGCCTCCATGAATGCGCGTCAGCAGACCATCGTTTTCGAGCTTGATCAAATCTTTTCGGATCGTTACTTCCGACACATCCAGCGCCAGACTCAATTGGCTGACGGTTACGCTCTGTTCTGCTTTCAATTGTTCGAGGATTTTGTTGTGCCGTTCGGCTGCCAGCATATGACTTCACTTCCTTACGATATTAAAATATATAGTTTCGTTTTATTTCTAATTACCTTTCGTTTACTTTCATTTCGATCTTAGCATTGTAGAAAAACGAATGTCAAACAACTTATGAAATTTTCCAAAAATAAAACCAACCTGCTCTGGTTCTCGACCAAAACAGGCTGGTTGGTTGGTTGCCTCTTTACCCGATATCTCGACTTTCCAGCATGAGATCAATAAACTTCTTATGCGCACGTGAAAGCCATTTGTTTTTATGGTAGGCAATTTGCGCATAGAACAACAGCTCTTCCTCGCACGCTATCATTTTCACTTTTTGCTCATTCAACAAGGCTTCGACGCTAATATACGGCATCAAGCTCACGCCTAGCCCGTTCGCCACACTCTGCTTGATCGCTTCCATACTGGAGAATTCCAGGTGATGCTTCGGCTTGATCTCCCTTTTTTCCAAGAAGCGTAGGAAAAACCGCCGCAGAGCACAATGCTCTCCGCTGAAAATCATACATTCCTCGCCAGCATCCTCTATTTTTTCAAACGAATGATCGCGCCCACCGATAAAAACCAGTCGCTCGGTAGAGAACAGCTCCACGACCAGATTCGGATCATCGAGCTTTGGCTCCAGCGTGATCACGATATCCAATAGACCATCATGCAGCTTTTCCCGCAGTCGACTACAGTCGTCCATTACAAATGAAATATTCACCCCCGGGTAGCTCGCTCTGTACTTGGACAAAATGTCACCCAGCCGATAGATCGTAATCGTCTCCGAGGCACCGATCCGTAACTCACCTTGCAACGATTGCTCATTCGCCGATATATCCTTGATCTTGGCATAGGAAACCAGCAGCTCCTCGACATACGTGTACAGCTCCCGGCCATAGGCGGTTAACTGAATCTTCTTTCCCAGTCGATCAAACAGAGGGACACCCATCTCTTCTTCCAGCTGTTGAATATGGGAGGTAATCGTCGCCTGTGAATATTGCAGCGCTTGTGCCGCCTTCGTAAAGCTGTTGAAATCGACGACTGCCTTAAAGGTTTGAAACTGGCGAATCTCCATCCTCGCTCCCCCTTGCCCGCATGTTTTATTATTAGAAATCCTGAAGATCATCTTCAGAACTTTCATTTTTACTAATAACTAATGATAGCATATGATTCTTGGTAAGTACCGGTACGGCTTGAACGATTCGAACAGGGGAGCTGATTTTCGATGAAAAAAGTGTGCTTGTTATTACCGAATGGCTTTGAGGCAGTAGAGGCTAGCGTATTTACAGACGTAATCGGCTGGAACAAGGAAGAGGGCGACGGAACAACAGAGCTGGTGACGGTGGGCACGCGCAAGGAGTTGAAATGCACGTGGAATTTTACCGTGATCCCCGAAATGGTGATCGACGATGCGGATGTAAATGACTTCGATGCACTGGCACTGCCTGGCGGTTTTGAGCAGGCGGGGTTTTATGAAGATGCTTATCGCGAGGACGTTCTCGCTTTCATACGTGAATTTGAAAAGCAAGGCAAAGTGATCGCCTCCATCTGCGTTGGCGCATTGCCCCTCGGGAAAAGCGGGATTTTGCAAGGACGAAACGCAACGACCTACAACCTGAACAACCAGTTGCGGCAAAAGCAACTAGCTGCGATGGGCGCCAATGTCATCCCTGACCAATCCATCGTCATCGACAACAATATCATCACCTCTTACAATCCATCGACCGCTTTTGATGTGGCATTCACCTTGCTGGAGTCGCTGACATCCCGCGAAAACACCGACCACGTGAAACGCTTGATGGGGTTTCTTGTATAACCGAGTGTGAGAATAAGAACGCTTTATCCATCACACCCTACTGGCAAAAGGAGTGGTGAATCATGGAGAAAAAGCAAGGTTCTGCCGAGCACGAGCCAACAGTAGCGCCAAGCATGTACGGTCATGATCCTTTGGAAGAAAAGGCGACGGAAACAGAAGTGGAAAAAGGGGATTACACAAAGGTAACGCGGCTGTTCCTGGATCGAACGCCGGAAGAGTAAAGACGGGATTTCTCCCGTCTTTTTGTCATCTATAGGATATTCTCGGTTCTCGCCAGCTCAATTGCTTCTTCCCGGTTGCTGACACCGAGCTTCGAGTAAAGAGTGGAACAGTAATTCCGTACCGTTCCCTCCGATAAATATAGTTTGGTGGCAATCGATTTGTAGCGAAGCCCATCCGATAAAAGCTGTAAAATCTCCCTTTCCCGTTTCGTCAATCCATACGGATCATTCGGGCTGTACTTCTCTAATTGCTCACGTTGGCGCTTCATCTCTTCGAATACGCGCGTAGCGATCAACTGATCAAGCCACGTTCCCCCGCTATAGATGAGCTTCAGCGCTTCCATCATCTCTTTTGGACGAGTAGACTTCAGCATATATCCTTCCGCCCCGTGCTCCAACGCTGATGCTGCCTGTACCGAATCCTCGAACGTTGTCATGACCACAATCTTCATGTTCGGCCAGCGTTCTTTCATTTGAAGGATGGCCTCCAGTCCGTTCATCCCTTGCATGTGCACGTCCATTAACACGATATCCGGCTGGTGTCGCTCACACTGTTCTAAAGCTTCTTGCCCATCACTCGCTGTACCCACAACGATAAAGTTGTCCTGCTGGCTTAAAATTTGCTGTAAGCTGTCGGCAATCATCACCTGATCATCAACAATAAGCAGGCGGATACTTCCCTTTCCAGCTTCTGCCTGTATGGGAACATTCCAAATGACAACGGTTCCTTGCCCCGATTGTGAATGAACGGACAGCGTACCTTGCTGTTGCTCAAGCCGTTCTTTTATTCCCTTTAGTCCTAAGCCGAATTCGATGGACTCTAGTCCGTTTCCATTATCTTCAATTTGTAAACGAAGTTGCTGACTTTCGAAATACAGATCAACAGCTATCACACTTGCTTGGCCGTGACGAACCGCATTTGTGAGCGATTCTTGCAGGCAACGATATAGACAAATACTCATTTTTTGCATAACGAGCGTCTCACTGCCGATCACACGGAAGTTGACCGTTACACCTGTTGACTTCATAAAGTCTCCCGTCAGTTCCAGGAACGCCTCACTTAATGACTGGTTGAACCGAGCACGAGCATGAGAAAGCTGATGCAAATGCTTTCTGATATCATCCAGGCTGCCCTGTGCTATGGAGACAAGTTTATCAACTCGTTCGACCTGTGAATCAGGAACCGAGGATCGGAGCGACTCAACGCCAACAATCAGAGAGGTTAGCGAATGGCCAATCGTGTCATGTAACTCATGTGACAGCCGATTACGTTCCTCGATCAGTGTCAGCTCCTCGATTTGCTTAATATGCTGCTCCAATAATCCCTTCTGTTCTTGAATGATACGACCTTGCTTATGAGACTCAATTAATATGCTAAATGCCATCCCAATCGCAAAACCAAAGCTGCAACTAAACATGAATTCGTACGGGGGACGATTGGTAATCAACCCGTTTAAAACCGGAAAAATAATCCCACTAGAGATTCCCGTCCACATATACGTTCGGCGACTACTGGCCACACCAATAATGATTACTAGTAAAACGAAAGGCCAAGTCAATCCAGGCGCTACAAAAGCCACAAATAGATAAGAAAAGCCTGTCATTACGACTTCGACTGCCAGATACCAATCTTCTTTTCTATATTGAACGATCAATGGAATGGCATAAACCAAAAGGGCAATAAGGATGATGACTCCGAACGGAACGGCTATCATTGCCGGATACATAATATCTGCGATGACGATGATGACTAGCCAAATCGTTCGTAAGGCAAAAATCACCCAATTGTACCAGAACCATTTTTTTATGTTGAATAACATTTTTCATGTACTCCTGCTCATTTGAATGGTAAGGAATTTCCCGAATGTTTCTGACTCATCATGCCTCACCAATTCCCGATCCGTCAAGAAAAATGCGCCGTGTCATATAGCCTTTATGACATTCTATCATGCCGTAAATATGATCAGTTAACACGATGTCATATATAGATCGAACGGTATTGTCACTATGTGATTTTACAGCCCTGAGAATAAGGTGGATGTGTAAAGACAACACATTTCAACTTACAGGAGCGATGAGAAATGAAACCATTCCCTATGCAAAAAGGAGCGTCCCTTACGTTATCTGCACTATTAATAGGGACACTAATACTTCCTACTTACGGTTGTGCGGAAGCAAGTGTGGATCAGGCAATCACGCAACAACAGGAAACGGATCATACAAAAAAACCATCCACCCCGGATCAAGCAGCTCAAAAACATGGGGAAGAAATGAAGAACTTCATTGATGAGAAAGCAAAAAGCGAGGCAATCCCTGGAATAATTGCTGCTGGGTTAAGAGACGGAGAATACTGGTCTTATGCAACGGGTGTAGCCAACCTCGATCATAAAAATCCGATGGAACCAGACTTTACTTTCCGTATTGGCAGTGTCACAAAGGCGTTTGTTGCTACCCTTGTCTTACAGTTGGCTCAGGAGAAAAAGCTGAATCTGGAAGACTCGGTAGAAAAATGGCTCCCAGGTGTGGTAAAGGGTAATGGGTATGATGGCAACAAAGTCACGATTCGTATGTTATTGAACCAAACGAGCGGGATTGCAAGCTATACGAGTACAGACATGCGATACGCTACCTCATTCCCTCAATATACCGTTAATGACCTTGTACGTATGGGATTGGCTAAGCCGCCAGTATTTCAACCAGGGGCAGGCTGGGACTATTCGAATACAAATACCGTACTAGCTGGTCTTGTTATTCAAAAGGTGACAGGAGAAACATACGATGTGCAGATGAAGAAACGGATCCTCGACCCGCTTCACATGACAAATACCTCCTTTAGTGGTAGTAATCCAAAAATCCCGGGCCAGCATGCCACAGGCTATAACATGAATAAGGAAGGTAAACTGTATGATTTCACAGAGTATAATCCTTCATGGGCGAATGCTGCGGGGGAACTGATCTCGACAGGGAAAGATTTGACCACCTTTTTTAGTGCCCTTTTGAGTGGGGAACTATTAAGTGACGAGATGATGAAGCAGATGACAACAGGTGTGGAATCGCCTATTGGCAAATATGGACTCGGACTTTATGAGGTGACACTGCCGAACGGAAAGACCTATTGGGCTCATGGAGGCGGCATACATGGGTTTGAAACGTTAGCGGGTGGTACCTTAGGCGGGAAGGATATTTTGGTGACGAACATCAATGCGGTCGGTCCAGAACCTGTCGTCGCTAATAAAGCCATGTTCGAAAAGGAATTTAGCCGTTGAGTTAAAAAGGAAAAATGATAGAAGGCTTTTGCTTTTGGAAATCCAAGAGCAATAAGCCTTTTTCCTATTCAATTATTATCTATAAATTTATTTATGGTTATGCTTTTAAAACATAATTTGTTTTATCGATAACTCGACCTTAGAATATCAACTGTACCCCAATCAAAAAATACAGGAGGCAATATAGATGGCAAAACAAATCTTGATGGTAGTCACCAATCATACAGACATGCAGGAAGGCAAAAAGACAGGAATCTGGCTGTCCGAGTTTGCGGAGGCTTATCTGGCCTTCGAAAACAAAGGCTTTGAAGTCACCGTAGCAAGTCCATTGGGCGGAGTTGGTCCGATTGACCCTGGCAGCGTGGACGACCAAACACCTCAAGAAATCTTGGACGCCGCCAAGCATCTGGAAAACACCAACAAGCTGGATGACGTAACAGCAGACGGCTTCGAGGCCATTTTCCTTCCTGGTGGTCATGGCACGATGTTTGACCTGCCAGATAACCAAAAGCTCCAGCAATTACTGCGAGATTTTTATGAAGCAGGAAAAATCGTAGCCGCTGTTTGCCACGGTCCTGCCGGGCTCGTGGGTGCGACCTTGTCAAATGGTCAGCCGCTGGTCGCAGGCAAGCGCGTGAATGCTTTCACTGACAGAGAAGAAGTAGCGACAGGCTTGGGGTCCTACCTTCCGTTCCTTTTGGAGAGCAAAATCCGCGATCTCTGTGCCATTTTTGTGGCGGCACCAAACTGGAGCACCCATGTAGAAGTCGACGGCAACCTGATTACTGGGCAAAATCCCCAATCTACACTCGCTGTCACAGAAGCAGTAATAAGCAGATTAGGTGAATAATACACGTGAGGCTGATAGACGAAACACATATCAGCCTTTTCTTTAAACGAAAGGAGGGCTACTTACAGTGGCAACAGAAAATATGACCCGTCACTATGAACAGGCACAGGCTACTCGCAAAGGGTCAACTCTCGCCTTGTACGCTCTGACTCTTGGAGCATTTGCGATCGGGATGACAGAGTTTATCATTATGGGGCTGCTCTCTGAAGTGGCCACCAGTCTGAACGTTTCCATCCCGATGGCTGGATTCCTGATTACCGGATATGCATTGGGTGTCGCTATCGGCGCTCCCATCATCACGATGGCAACACACAGAATGCCGCGCAAAGCACTTTTGCTATTTCTTATGATTCTATTTATCGCGGGAAATGCGTTAGCCGCTCTCGCACCGAACTATACGGTTCTGATGCTGGCTCGCATCCTGGCTGCTCTTACTCACGGATCGTTTTTCGGTGTGGGTTCGGTCATTGCCGCTGAGCTGGTTCCCAAGGAAAAACGCGCGGGTGCCATCGCGATCATGTTTACCGGACTGACACTGGCCAATATTTTGGGTGTACCGATTGGAACATTTCTGGGGCAAGCGTACGGCTGGCGCTCTACCTTCTGGGCGATCACGATTATCGGGATCATTGCATTAATCGGAATCGTTATGCTCGTTCCGAAGGTCACCAGTGCAACAGCTAGTCTGCGGCAAGAGCTCGGCGTGCTCAAACGCCCAGCAGTTCACATCGCGCTTTTGATGACCGTATTCGGATTTGGTGGCGTATTTACTGCGTTTACGTACATTTCGCCAATCCTGGTGGATATCACGGACTTTTCCCCTAGCTCTGTTTCGTACATCCTCGTCCTGTTCGGCGTAGGGATTACGATCGGGAATATTTACGGAGGAAAATTGGCAGACCGCAGGCTGTTTCCTTCCTTGCTCGGGATACTTGTCGCACTGGCGCTCGTTCTCGCCGTGTTCAGCTTTACGGATCAAAATAAGATCCTCACCTTGATAACCGTATTCCTTCTGGGGATTGCTGCATTTGGTACAGTTCCTGGCTTGCAGCTCCACATGCTGAACACAGCCAAGGAAGCACCTACGCTCGCCTCGACACTGAACATCGCGGCCTTCAATCTGGGAAATGCGCTTGGTGCCTATATTGGGGGCGTCGTGATCGATTTTAACTTTGCAGGAGGTCTTTCTGCCGTTCCTTGGGTCGCTTCACTCGTGACGGTCATCGGAATTTTGTTTACGATATGGGGAGCGCAGCACCAGAAACGTCACAGGTAAGAAAGGATAGCCAACATGGTGGACTTTGAATGGTACCGAAGCTTTATCAGCATCTATAAGCATAGCTCTGTATCGGAGGCTGCCAGAACGAGGATGATGACACAGCCAGCCATGAGCCAACATCTGGCCTCCCTTGAAGCAGAGGTTGGGGAGCCATTATTTACACGAGCTCCTCGAAAAATGATTCCTACCGAGAGAGGAAAAGCGCTCTATACACAGGTAGTTCCGCTCATCGAAGCTTTGGAAGAAACCACGCAAACTCTCAAGACGAACGCGGCTACAGCTCTACCCGTTATTCGGATCGGATCGGCGCATGAGTTCTTCCGGGAGAAGCTAGCTCCGCACATCGGAAGCTTCCAAATGCGTGTCATCGCCTATCTCGGTGTCGCTTCGAAGATACTCGAATTCCTGCTGGAGGAAAAAGTAGACCTCATCGTCATGTCGCAAAAGCTTTCCGCGCCAGGCGTCGAATATATTCCGTACATGCAAGAGGAATTTGCTTTGGTGGCACCTCCCGATTTCGGGGAACCAACGTTTGACGACAAGGATTCTTTTGAAGCGTGGTTATGCTCCCAGCCATGGATCAGCTATGATTTGGATTTGCCGATCATCCGCCGTTTTTGGCGCGAGCATTTCCAAAAGCGTCCACAAACGCATCCGACACACGTCGTACCCGATTTGCACGGTGTACTGAAGGCTATTGAGCACGGCGCAGGCATCAGCCTGTTGCCTACGTTCATGCTGGATGACCATTTATCCAGAAACAAAGTAAAGATCATGTACCCGTCCTATACGGTTCATAATGACCTATACTTGGCCTACCAGGTGAAAAACCGGAATCTGCCTCATTTGAAAACATTGATTGAAGCGCTGAAAAAGGCGGTTTAATCTACACTTTCGTCCAAGCTAGAAAACAAGGCTGTCGTCCTTTCCTGGATAACAGCCTTCTTTTTATCTCTTTTCTTCAGACAAACGAAACGCTTGCCTTTTTATCAATTGAGTAGTAAAGTGATAATAAGCTCAGCGAAGGGAGGCAAACTAACATGCGTAATAACACCATCGGCTCATTAATCTGGTTACGCTTGATGCGGTTTACCACCCAAAGCAACCAGCTGTCAAATGAGTTTCTCAAACGCTTCGACTTAACAACAGCGCAATTCGATGTTCTGATGCAAATAAGCGTCTACCAGCCTCTCACCCAGTCGGAGTTAGCTGAGAAGGTAACCGTTACACAGGGTGGTATTTCCCGGATGCTCGTAAGACTTGAAAAAGAGGGCTACATTGTACGCAAGCAGGATTGGAAAACGAAAACGATCAGCCTTACCGAAAAAGGGGAAGCCGTACTGGAACAAGCCTTTCCTGAACAACTAGCGTTTCAGTCGTCATTCTTTGATGAGGTACTAAGTGAAGAAGAACAAAAAACGCTTTACTCCCTAATGACACGCGTCCATAAGCATAGCCAAAAAAAGGAATTACCGCCTGAGTAATTTTTTTTAATCATTCACTTGATTAGTCAAGTTAAACGAGGAGGAACTGCCATGCACACCATTCCAGGCCATCACCATGTATCTATGTTAACCAAACATGCTCCATCGAATAATCACTTTTACCAAAACGTATTGGGACTGCGCAGAGTGAAGAAAACCGTCAACCAAGACGATCCGTCGATGTATCACCTGTTTTATGGAGATTTGACAGGCGGTGCCGGAACAGAGTTGTCGTTTTTTGAAATGCCGATGGTAGGAAAAACCGTACGCGGCACGAACGCGATCACTCGAATCGGACTGCTCGTTCCGTCACTGGAGAGCTTGACCTTTTGGAAAAAGCGCTTCGAGCAACTAAATGTTCACCATGGCGACATTACCAAGTACGCTGGCCGCGATGCCTTACATTTTGAAGACCCGGAAGGCCTGCGTCTGATTTTGATCAATAACAACGGCGAAGGAGTTCCATCGAATTGGGCTCCATGGGACGAATCCGTGGTCGAAGAAAAGCATCGCATCTTGGGAATCGGCACGGTTGAGATTACCGTCCGCTCCTTGGACAAATTAGCCAATCTGTTAACAGATACATTCGGTTATACCGAAGTATCACGCTCAGAACAAGAAGCCATTTATCAATCCGTCCCAGGGAAATCCTTTGGAGAAATTGTCATCAAGCAGGAAGATGGCTCACCTGAAAAACCCGGTCGAGGAAGCGTTCATCACTTGGCGATTCGTGTGAGCAACGATGACGAGCTGCAATACTGGGATGACGCCGTTCGAAATCGCGGTTTCCGCTCAAC
The window above is part of the Brevibacillus brevis NBRC 100599 genome. Proteins encoded here:
- a CDS encoding DeoR/GlpR family DNA-binding transcription regulator, which codes for MLAAERHNKILEQLKAEQSVTVSQLSLALDVSEVTIRKDLIKLENDGLLTRIHGGATITNFLPLERSFTEKLEERSEEKQAIAHQALSHIQPGDTVILGAGTTMMELAKLLRGLNDLTVVTNAVNIAMELNSQGKHHVILIGGEMRHKSFALVGSVAADNLRGLSVFKCFIGADGIHPENGLTTLNLAEAQINQVMMERARKVYVLADHSKFGETHLAKFAGVSDVDRIITDAAAQHLVSKYAELGINLELASLQVVSR
- a CDS encoding LysR family transcriptional regulator encodes the protein MEIRQFQTFKAVVDFNSFTKAAQALQYSQATITSHIQQLEEEMGVPLFDRLGKKIQLTAYGRELYTYVEELLVSYAKIKDISANEQSLQGELRIGASETITIYRLGDILSKYRASYPGVNISFVMDDCSRLREKLHDGLLDIVITLEPKLDDPNLVVELFSTERLVFIGGRDHSFEKIEDAGEECMIFSGEHCALRRFFLRFLEKREIKPKHHLEFSSMEAIKQSVANGLGVSLMPYISVEALLNEQKVKMIACEEELLFYAQIAYHKNKWLSRAHKKFIDLMLESRDIG
- a CDS encoding DJ-1/PfpI family protein is translated as MKKVCLLLPNGFEAVEASVFTDVIGWNKEEGDGTTELVTVGTRKELKCTWNFTVIPEMVIDDADVNDFDALALPGGFEQAGFYEDAYREDVLAFIREFEKQGKVIASICVGALPLGKSGILQGRNATTYNLNNQLRQKQLAAMGANVIPDQSIVIDNNIITSYNPSTAFDVAFTLLESLTSRENTDHVKRLMGFLV
- a CDS encoding helix-turn-helix transcriptional regulator, which encodes MLFNIKKWFWYNWVIFALRTIWLVIIVIADIMYPAMIAVPFGVIILIALLVYAIPLIVQYRKEDWYLAVEVVMTGFSYLFVAFVAPGLTWPFVLLVIIIGVASSRRTYMWTGISSGIIFPVLNGLITNRPPYEFMFSCSFGFAIGMAFSILIESHKQGRIIQEQKGLLEQHIKQIEELTLIEERNRLSHELHDTIGHSLTSLIVGVESLRSSVPDSQVERVDKLVSIAQGSLDDIRKHLHQLSHARARFNQSLSEAFLELTGDFMKSTGVTVNFRVIGSETLVMQKMSICLYRCLQESLTNAVRHGQASVIAVDLYFESQQLRLQIEDNGNGLESIEFGLGLKGIKERLEQQQGTLSVHSQSGQGTVVIWNVPIQAEAGKGSIRLLIVDDQVMIADSLQQILSQQDNFIVVGTASDGQEALEQCERHQPDIVLMDVHMQGMNGLEAILQMKERWPNMKIVVMTTFEDSVQAASALEHGAEGYMLKSTRPKEMMEALKLIYSGGTWLDQLIATRVFEEMKRQREQLEKYSPNDPYGLTKREREILQLLSDGLRYKSIATKLYLSEGTVRNYCSTLYSKLGVSNREEAIELARTENIL
- a CDS encoding serine hydrolase domain-containing protein, with translation MKPFPMQKGASLTLSALLIGTLILPTYGCAEASVDQAITQQQETDHTKKPSTPDQAAQKHGEEMKNFIDEKAKSEAIPGIIAAGLRDGEYWSYATGVANLDHKNPMEPDFTFRIGSVTKAFVATLVLQLAQEKKLNLEDSVEKWLPGVVKGNGYDGNKVTIRMLLNQTSGIASYTSTDMRYATSFPQYTVNDLVRMGLAKPPVFQPGAGWDYSNTNTVLAGLVIQKVTGETYDVQMKKRILDPLHMTNTSFSGSNPKIPGQHATGYNMNKEGKLYDFTEYNPSWANAAGELISTGKDLTTFFSALLSGELLSDEMMKQMTTGVESPIGKYGLGLYEVTLPNGKTYWAHGGGIHGFETLAGGTLGGKDILVTNINAVGPEPVVANKAMFEKEFSR
- a CDS encoding type 1 glutamine amidotransferase domain-containing protein, whose translation is MAKQILMVVTNHTDMQEGKKTGIWLSEFAEAYLAFENKGFEVTVASPLGGVGPIDPGSVDDQTPQEILDAAKHLENTNKLDDVTADGFEAIFLPGGHGTMFDLPDNQKLQQLLRDFYEAGKIVAAVCHGPAGLVGATLSNGQPLVAGKRVNAFTDREEVATGLGSYLPFLLESKIRDLCAIFVAAPNWSTHVEVDGNLITGQNPQSTLAVTEAVISRLGE
- a CDS encoding MFS transporter — its product is MATENMTRHYEQAQATRKGSTLALYALTLGAFAIGMTEFIIMGLLSEVATSLNVSIPMAGFLITGYALGVAIGAPIITMATHRMPRKALLLFLMILFIAGNALAALAPNYTVLMLARILAALTHGSFFGVGSVIAAELVPKEKRAGAIAIMFTGLTLANILGVPIGTFLGQAYGWRSTFWAITIIGIIALIGIVMLVPKVTSATASLRQELGVLKRPAVHIALLMTVFGFGGVFTAFTYISPILVDITDFSPSSVSYILVLFGVGITIGNIYGGKLADRRLFPSLLGILVALALVLAVFSFTDQNKILTLITVFLLGIAAFGTVPGLQLHMLNTAKEAPTLASTLNIAAFNLGNALGAYIGGVVIDFNFAGGLSAVPWVASLVTVIGILFTIWGAQHQKRHR
- a CDS encoding LysR family transcriptional regulator, whose product is MVDFEWYRSFISIYKHSSVSEAARTRMMTQPAMSQHLASLEAEVGEPLFTRAPRKMIPTERGKALYTQVVPLIEALEETTQTLKTNAATALPVIRIGSAHEFFREKLAPHIGSFQMRVIAYLGVASKILEFLLEEKVDLIVMSQKLSAPGVEYIPYMQEEFALVAPPDFGEPTFDDKDSFEAWLCSQPWISYDLDLPIIRRFWREHFQKRPQTHPTHVVPDLHGVLKAIEHGAGISLLPTFMLDDHLSRNKVKIMYPSYTVHNDLYLAYQVKNRNLPHLKTLIEALKKAV
- a CDS encoding MarR family winged helix-turn-helix transcriptional regulator yields the protein MRNNTIGSLIWLRLMRFTTQSNQLSNEFLKRFDLTTAQFDVLMQISVYQPLTQSELAEKVTVTQGGISRMLVRLEKEGYIVRKQDWKTKTISLTEKGEAVLEQAFPEQLAFQSSFFDEVLSEEEQKTLYSLMTRVHKHSQKKELPPE
- a CDS encoding ring-cleaving dioxygenase — its product is MHTIPGHHHVSMLTKHAPSNNHFYQNVLGLRRVKKTVNQDDPSMYHLFYGDLTGGAGTELSFFEMPMVGKTVRGTNAITRIGLLVPSLESLTFWKKRFEQLNVHHGDITKYAGRDALHFEDPEGLRLILINNNGEGVPSNWAPWDESVVEEKHRILGIGTVEITVRSLDKLANLLTDTFGYTEVSRSEQEAIYQSVPGKSFGEIVIKQEDGSPEKPGRGSVHHLAIRVSNDDELQYWDDAVRNRGFRSTGIVDRFYFKSLYFRESNGILFEIATDGPGFTADSNVEELGKALDLPPFLEERRAEIEAKLTPID